The genomic interval AAGTTCAAGTTGAAGTTATCGATGGGAAAATTGTCTTAAGAAAAAAAGAACAGTTAAAACTTCCAGAAGGCGTGGATGCAGAATTCATGGATATTTTAAATGATGTAATTAAAGAACATGATAAAGCATTTAAAGGGTTAGTGGATAGATGATGGATGAGGTCATCTATTTAACTACTAACCAGGTGATTGCTATAAATACTGTTCAAATTCGTCTATATTCTCCAGCTGAGCAAACAGGTGTAAAAGATCCACATTTACTTGACTCAGCTCTAAATCGCCCGAGACAATCAGTATTTGGCAGTGATGCGTATCCTACAATCCATCAAAAAGCAGCTGCTCTTTTTGAATCAATTGCAAAGAATCATGCTTTTCATAATGCAAATAAACGAACTGCTTTAGCATCGTTAATTATTTTCTTAAAAATAAACCATTATCAATGGAAAATGGGAATTGAAGAAGAACAGGACTTCACAGTTGATGTAGTTAATCATAAATACACGTTCCAAGAAATAGTTTCAAAGATTAAAGATAATACTGAAAAACTTTAAATCCATTCTCAGTTTAATTTGAGAATGGATTTTTTAGAAGTGGAGCAGAGGAACGGTTCTCGTGCTTCATTATTTTAAGGAAACGCAAGAAGAACGAAATCGCTCTGCGATGGCTCCTTAAAATCTTAGAACCCTAAAAATCTTTAAAATAAAAAACAAAAAAGTATGCCCTTTTGTGATAT from Falsibacillus pallidus carries:
- a CDS encoding AbrB/MazE/SpoVT family DNA-binding domain-containing protein codes for the protein MEQFERKVTKIGNSFGITLPIDLLKQVGLAQGDEVQVEVIDGKIVLRKKEQLKLPEGVDAEFMDILNDVIKEHDKAFKGLVDR
- a CDS encoding type II toxin-antitoxin system death-on-curing family toxin; the protein is MMDEVIYLTTNQVIAINTVQIRLYSPAEQTGVKDPHLLDSALNRPRQSVFGSDAYPTIHQKAAALFESIAKNHAFHNANKRTALASLIIFLKINHYQWKMGIEEEQDFTVDVVNHKYTFQEIVSKIKDNTEKL